In the genome of Patagioenas fasciata isolate bPatFas1 chromosome 12, bPatFas1.hap1, whole genome shotgun sequence, one region contains:
- the LACTB gene encoding serine beta-lactamase-like protein LACTB, mitochondrial, which yields MSGLAQALRLRAAPGRLWAARPGGGGAGARPWGWGLALGLALGVKAPTAAGCEAEGGRDAKASPLPPPRDFGAAIERSRDLLRRVKDEAGIPGILVGVSVDGKEVWSEGLGYADVENRVVCKPETIMRIASISKCLTMMAVAKLWEEGKLDLDAPVQKYVPEFPEKVYEGEKVTITTRLLVSHLSGIRHYEKDITKVKEEKEKANRVFKQTKDKEQKEKEGKEIEKTDSAKLRKEHEGEVKSRNSKPGGKDKEFEQEEYYLKEKFESVFESLKIFKNDPLFFKPGSQFLYSTYGFTLLSAIVERASGQKFTDYMLKMFRDLDMLSTVLDDNEAMIYNRARCYVYNKKGRLVNAPYVDNSYKWAGGGFLSSVGDLLKFGNALLYSYQAGQFKNTNGKLLPGYLKPDTVAMMWTPVPKTEVSWDRDGKYAMAWAVVEKNQQCGCCRQQKHYASHTGGAVGASSVLLILPEELDLEAIGSGLVAPPRGVIVSIICNMQSVSLNSTALKIAREFDKEKWVQYID from the exons ATGTCCGGCCTGGCGCAGGCCCTGCGGCTCCGGGCAGCCCCCGGGCGGCTCTGGGCGGcccggccggggggcggcggtgccggggcgcggccatggggctgggggctggcgCTGGGGCTGGCGCTGGGGGTGAAGGCGCCCACGGCGGCGGGCTGCGAGGCTGAGGGCGGGCGGGACGCGAAGGCGAGTCCGCTGCCGCCCCCCCGGGACTTCGGCGCGGCCATCGAGAGGAGCCGGGACTTGCTGCGGCGAGTGAAG GATGAAGCGGGAATCCCGGGCATACTGGTTGGAGTTTCTGTAGATGGAAAGGAAGTCTGGTCAGAAG gtTTGGGTTATGCTGATGTAGAGAATCGTGTGGTATGTAAGCCGGAGACCATCATGCGAATTGCCAGTATTAGCAAGTGTCTTACAATGATGGCTGTTGCTAAATTGTGGGAAGAGGGGAAACTGGATTTAGATGCTCCAGTGCAGAAATATGTCCCTGAATTTCCAGAAAAAGTCTATGAGGGTGAAAAG GTCACTATTACTACAAGACTGTTAGTTTCACACTTGAGTGGGATTCGTCACTATGAAAAAGATATTACAAaagtaaaggaagaaaaggaaaaggcaaacagAGTGTTTAAGCAAACAAAGgataaagaacaaaaagaaaaagaaggcaaaGAGATTGAAAAGACTGATTCTGCCAAACTGAGGAAAGAACATGAAGGTGAGGTAAAAAGCCGAAATTCAAAACCTGGCGGGAAAGACAAGGAATTTGAACAAGAAGAGTATTATTTGAAGGAAAAATTTGAAAGTGTGTTTGAATCACTGAAGATATTTAAAAACGATCCTTTATTCTTTAAACCAG GTAGTCAGTTCTTGTATTCAACGTATGGGTTTACTCTTCTGAGCGCTATTGTGGAGAGAGCTTCAGGACAAAAATTTACAGATTATATGCTAAAAATGTTTCGTGATTTGGATATGCTATCAACTGTACTCGATGACAATGAAGCAATGATATATAACAGAGCAAG GTGTTATGTTTACAACAAAAAGGGACGGCTGGTAAATGCACCGTATGTGGACAACTCCTACAAGTGGGCTGGTGGTGGCTTTCTGTCGTCAGTAGGTGACCTTCTGAAATTTGGAAATGCCTTGTTATACAGCTATCAAGCCGGACAATTTAAAAACACGAATGGCAAACTTCTTCCAGGGTACCTCAAACCAGACACAGTTGCAATGATGTGGACCCCGGTGCCAAAAACAGAAGTGTCGTGGGACAGGGACGGTAAATACGCAATGGCTTGGGCTGTTGTAGAGAAAAACCAGCAATGTGGCTGTTGCAGGCAGCAGAAACACTACGCGTCCCACACGGGCGGTGCAGTGGGGGCCAGCAGCGTCCTCCTCATTCTTCCTGAAGAGCTGGACTTGGAAGCTATAGGTTCTGGGCTAGTGGCACCACCCAGAGGAGTAATTGTCAGTATTATCTGTAACATGCAATCAGTTTCACTCAACAGCACTGCCTTAAAGATTGCAAGGGAATTCGATAAAGAAAAATGGGTACAATATATAGATTAA